Genomic window (Longimicrobium sp.):
AAGGGTCCCCATTCGCCGACCATCCAGAGCGGCGCACCTACGTGCGCGCCTCGGCCACATTCCCTGAGCCGCGCACGGGCCTTGCTCCTGCTGGGTCGCGATCCACTCTTCCTGTTCGCGCCCTCCCAACCCGCGGAAGCATCAGCCATGAGCTCCACCCACAAGCCCCACGGCTACACAACCGTCTCCCCCTACCTCATCGTCGACGGCGCCGGCGCGACGATCGACTTCCTGGTGCGCGTCTTCGGCGCCGTCGAGTTGCGCCGGTTCGCGGGCGACGCAGGCAAGGTCATGCACGCGGAGGTCCGCATCGACGACACGGTCGTGATGCTCGCCGACGGGGCCGAGGGGTGGCCGCCGGTCCCCTCGCACGTACACGTCTACGTCGCGGACGTGGACGACACGTACCGCCGCGCGCTGGAGGCGGGCGCGACGTCCGTGCAGGAGTCGGTCAAAAAGGACGACCCCGACAAGCGCGGCGGCGTCAAGGACCCCGGCGGCACCACCTGGTGGA
Coding sequences:
- a CDS encoding VOC family protein, with the protein product MSSTHKPHGYTTVSPYLIVDGAGATIDFLVRVFGAVELRRFAGDAGKVMHAEVRIDDTVVMLADGAEGWPPVPSHVHVYVADVDDTYRRALEAGATSVQESVKKDDPDKRGGVKDPGGTTWWIATMVG